In Populus trichocarpa isolate Nisqually-1 chromosome 12, P.trichocarpa_v4.1, whole genome shotgun sequence, a genomic segment contains:
- the LOC7456905 gene encoding L-type lectin-domain containing receptor kinase S.1 produces the protein MTPIFLFILVLTISTPTTSLLKSLLRPPESIGMLRSPLLLFLFFYPSFGLDFLFNSFNATNPGVTLIPDAGVDTSVIRLLNDTNQNSIGRAFYPTKIKMKQTQNSTTTLFSFSTSFVFSILPNIASSPGFGLAFVLSNWTNPPGAFPGQYFGLFTNTTVSSAAPLLAVEFDTGQNPEFNDPDRNHIGIDLNNPVSSLTKPGGYNSSAGFVPVSMGNGQNVRAWIDFDGPNFQINVTVAPVGVSRPSVPILSFKDPVIANYTSEEMYVGFSASKTTWVEAQRILAWSFSDTGVARDINVTNLPVFSLPSSSNSLSAGSIAGITIGCVVLFVICVFVVSWFWYKQKLRDSEEDEIEDWELEYWPHRFSYGELSQATNGFSIDQLLGSGGFGKVYRGTLSNNSDIAVKCVNHDSKQGLKEFMAEISSMGRLQHKNLVQMRGWCRKASELMLVYDYMPNGSLDRYIFHKPKKLLNWQQRRQVLADVAEGLNYLHHGWEKVVVHRDVKSSNILLDSDMRGRLGDFGLAKLYSHNEVPNTTRVVGTLGYLAPEMATMAIATSASDVYSFGVVILEVVCGRKPVEMGSNEDEDSVLIDVVRDLYATGKVVEAVDERMKGEFVAEEMELVLKLGLVCCHPDSQRRPSMREVVAILVGEDVAAAPAELLNVLASGGRVGDGSNHGGEEVALTLDEPQV, from the coding sequence ATgactcctatttttttatttatactcgTGCTTACAATTTCAACCCCAACTACATCCCTCCTCAAGTCTCTCCTCCGGCCACCGGAATCTATTGGGATGCTGCGATCACCTCTcctcctcttccttttcttctatccCAGTTTTGGCCTTGACTTCCTCTTTAACTCCTTCAATGCCACAAACCCTGGAGTCACTCTAATCCCAGATGCCGGAGTCGACACCTCGGTGATCAGACTCCTCAACGATACCAACCAGAACTCAATTGGACGTGCTTTTTATCCGacaaaaatcaagatgaaaCAAACCCAGAACTCAACAACgactctcttttccttttcaacttcttttGTCTTCTCCATATTGCCTAACATTGCTTCAAGTCCTGGCTTTGGTCTTGCTTTTGTTCTCTCTAACTGGACTAACCCACCTGGTGCTTTTCCTGGCCAATACTTTGGTCTTTTTACCAATACAACTGTATCCTCTGCGGCGCCACTTTTAGCTGTTGAATTTGATACTGGGCAGAACCCAGAATTTAATGATCCTGATAGGAATCATATTGGTATTGATTTGAACAACCCTGTGTCTTCTTTAACTAAGCCCGGTGGATACAATTCTTCTGCTGGCTTTGTGCCTGTCAGTATGGGAAATGGTCAGAATGTCCGAGCGTGGATTGATTTCGACGGGCCTAATTTTCAGATTAATGTTACTGTAGCCCCTGTTGGTGTTTCTCGCCCATCTGTGCCGATACTTAGTTTTAAAGATCCTGTGATTGCGAATTATACTTCTGAGGAGATGTATGTGGGGTTTTCCGCTTCAAAAACTACTTGGGTTGAAGCGCAAAGGATTTTAGCTTGGAGTTTTAGTGATACAGGTGTTGCTAGAGATATAAATGTTACGAATTTGCCTGTTTTTAGCCTACCATCTTCGTCGAATTCGTTGTCAGCTGGCTCTATTGCTGGGATAACGATTGGCTGTgttgttttgtttgtgatttGCGTGTTTGtggtttcttggttttggtaTAAGCAGAAGTTGAGAGATTCAGAAgaggatgagattgaagatTGGGAGCTTGAATATTGGCCTCATAGATTTTCCTATGGAGAATTAAGTCAAGCCACTAATGGATTCTCCATAGATCAGCTTTTGGGCTCAGGTGGATTTGGGAAAGTGTACAGAGGAACTCTCTCAAACAATTCTGATATTGCTGTCAAATGCGTGAATCATGACTCTAAACAAGGCCTAAAAGAGTTCATGGCTGAAATATCGAGCATGGGCAGGCTGCAACATAAGAACTTAGTTCAAATGCGAGGCTGGTGTAGAAAAGCCAGTGAGCTTATGCTTGTCTATGATTACATGCCCAATGGCAGCCTCGATCGTTACATATTCCACAAGCCTAAGAAGCTATTGAACTGGCAACAACGCCGCCAAGTCCTTGCTGATGTAGCTGAAGGATTAAACTATCTCCATCATGGCTGGGAAAAGGTAGTTGTGCACAGGGATGTTAAATCAAGCAATATATTGTTAGATTCAGATATGCGAGGCAGGCTTGGAGATTTTGGCCTTGCAAAACTTTATAGTCACAATGAAGTACCTAATACAACTAGAGTAGTTGGTACATTGGGATACTTGGCTCCTGAGATGGCAACAATGGCTATAGCAACATCAGCAAGTGATGTCTATAGTTTTGGAGTTGTGATATTGGAGGTGGTTTGTGGTAGAAAGCCGGTAGAAATGGGATCAAACGAGGATGAGGATTCAGTGCTGATTGACGTGGTGAGAGATCTGTATGCTACAGGGAAGGTGGTCGAGGCAGTGGATGAAAGAATGAAGGGGGAGTTTGTGGCAGAGGAAATGGAGTTGGTGTTGAAGCTTGGATTGGTTTGTTGCCATCCTGATTCCCAAAGGAGGCCTAGTATGCGGGAGGTGGTGGCAATTTTGGTCGGGGAAGATGTGGCTGCCGCACCTGCTGAGTTGTTGAATGTTTTGGCTAGTGGTGGCAGAGTCGGTGATGGTAGTAATCATGGCGGTGAAGAGGTGGCTCTAACGCTAGATGAACCGCAGGTGTGA
- the LOC7458054 gene encoding uncharacterized protein LOC7458054, giving the protein MSIDCKTKTKPETLKFLCSYGGKILPRSSDGVLRYVGGLTRVLAVDRSISYAELMVKLGEFCGYSVELRCQLPDGDLETLISVKSEDELKSLILEFDRSCPGSKIRAILSPPKSLKKISPPTSNASSIDFSPTKSFLNYHQSRSCSPPIGYKGRYSPSRRQESLCYNHQCCDYWH; this is encoded by the exons ATGAGTATTGACTGTAAAACAAAAACGAAACCAGAAACTCTCAAGTTTCTATGTAGTTACGGTGGTAAAATTCTTCCTCGTTCCAGCGACGGCGTTCTCCGTTACGTTGGTGGTTTAACCAGAGTTCTGGCCGTCGACCGTTCAATATCCTATGCAG AGTTGATGGTGAAGCTAGGTGAATTCTGTGGATATTCGGTGGAATTAAGGTGTCAGTTACCAGACGGAGATTTGGAGACGTTAATTTCTGTAAAATCGGAGGATGAATTAAAGAGCTTGATTCTCGAATTCGATAGATCTTGTCCTGGTTCGAAGATTAGAGCTATTTTGTCTCCTCCGAAATCGCTCAAGAAAATCTCTCCCCCGACATCCAATGCTTCCAGTATCGACTTTTCACCTACCAAATCGTTTCTCAATTATCACCAATCTCGCAGTTGCTCCCCTCCGATTGGATATAAAGGCCGCTACTCTCCAAGCCGCAGACAAGAATCGCTGTGTTATAACCATCAGTGTTGTGATTATTGGCACTAA
- the LOC7456906 gene encoding uncharacterized protein LOC7456906 translates to MLQFPAFMTQYPVSTRTIPTSYLLPSQWPQPQSEELLLAMEESDFEDKCNEIRKGDSNLAVIGKTTVDNDKEEYDNDADDDDADNVEESEGEEFEQETS, encoded by the exons atgttaCAGTTCCCAGCTTTCATGACACAGTACCCAGTTTCAACAAGGACAATTCCAACATCGTATTTGCTACCTTCACAGTGGCCTCAGCCTCAAAGCGAAGAGCTTCTCCTCGCCATGGAAGAATCCGATTTCGAAGACAAG TGCAATGAAATTAGAAAGGGTGATAGCAACCTTGCTGTGATTGGAAAAACAACTGTTGATAACGATAAAGAAGAGTATGACAATGAtgcagatgatgatgatgctgatAATGTTGAGGAATCTGAAGGTGAAGAATTTGAGCAAGAAACTAGCTGA